The following is a genomic window from Candidatus Zixiibacteriota bacterium.
CCGCATGAGGTGGTAGAGCGTCACAAAGGCATACGCCGAGCCGAACAGTGCCAGAAAAAGCAGCGCCCCGACCGACGTGAAGTTCCAATGGAAACTGGCGAAATCCTCCACGGCCGCGGCGGCGCCGAACAACAGGACGGCGCCAATCGCCATCTGAACGCAGTTGAGGACAATCGGATCCTCACCGGTCAAATGACGCTTGACGATGATGGAAGCGATGGCGGACGCAAACGGTGACGCCAACATCAACGCCGGTGCCCACCACGCCCCCGTGCCCGGTGCGGTCACGCTGCCGCCAAAGACAACCACGACGCCGACAAAGCCGATCACCAACCCGGCCACCTTCAAGGGAGAGAGGCGCTCTGCCGCAATATGGAAATGCGCCCCGATGGCAACGAAGAACGGGTAGGACGCGAACAGGATCGCGGCCAGCGCCGAATCGATGTATTGCTCCACATAGTAAACGACGGCGTACGATCCGAAGTACATCGCCAGCCCGCTGGCAATCAGCCACATCCATACCTGCCGCCCGCGGGGCCAACGCCTCTTCCCCTTCCAGACGAGGACCGCCAGCACCGCCCACGCGATCAGGAAACGGAGCGCCGCCCCATAGAACGGCGGCGATTCCGATAGCCCGATCTTGATCGCCAACCAAGTGGCGCCCCAGACCAGACACAACGTGGCGAAGAGTAGGATATTGGTCACGTCAATCTCCCGATGCCGGCCACATTGGCCCTTCTACGCGGAAAGCAGTACATACGCCGTGCACGAGTCGATCGGACGCCAGCAGAGGATAACCTCTCCCTCCGGCTTGTCCGCCTCCGGCGGGGAGAGGTCGCCCGCCAAAGGCGGGCGGGTGGGGGAACAGTACCTTCGATCTGTCTGACACGGACGATCGTGCCGCAAACGAACAGTGAATCACACCCGCAGACACACCAGTGTCAGGTCATCCGCCACCGGTGCTGTCTTCTGAAAGGCGAGGACGTCGGCCACGACCTGATCGATCAGGGGCTTGGCGGCCGCCTGGCAGTGGGTACGGATCAGATCCTCCAGGCGCGGCTCCCCGAACTGCTCATCCTCGGGATTGGCGGCCTCGGTCACGCCGTCGGTGAAGATCAACAGCCCGTCACCGGGTTCCAGGGCGATCGTTGCCTCATCATACTGTGACCAGGCAAACGCCGCCGCCAAAGGCCCGCCGGTCCGCAGAGTGTCCAG
Proteins encoded in this region:
- a CDS encoding DMT family transporter; the protein is MTNILLFATLCLVWGATWLAIKIGLSESPPFYGAALRFLIAWAVLAVLVWKGKRRWPRGRQVWMWLIASGLAMYFGSYAVVYYVEQYIDSALAAILFASYPFFVAIGAHFHIAAERLSPLKVAGLVIGFVGVVVVFGGSVTAPGTGAWWAPALMLASPFASAIASIIVKRHLTGEDPIVLNCVQMAIGAVLLFGAAAAVEDFASFHWNFTSVGALLFLALFGSAYAFVTLYHLMRTWPVTRLSLIAFITPVVATVLGWLVLHERLSWATALGALLVFAGIWMVNVLAERGRRKPSAAVVSEFPAEGSSVRVR